In Drosophila biarmipes strain raj3 unplaced genomic scaffold, RU_DBia_V1.1 ptg000007l, whole genome shotgun sequence, the following are encoded in one genomic region:
- the LOC108023841 gene encoding uncharacterized protein LOC108023841 isoform X3, translating into MHSVGIHSAMAIKRQRKRRDEQKRARERRYSTQSSESGETFHSPSGSVRRKYHHPHQATKPGTRMLDSQVVTSIGMLHIGIVFVVFGVFLCGAGIVPDENNPFVRF; encoded by the exons ATGCATTCAGTGGGTATACATTCCGCAATGGCGATTAAACGGCAAAGAAAACGGCGAGATGAACAAAAAAGAGCACGAGAAAGGCGTTATAGCACACAAAGTTCCGAGAGTGGCGAAACATTTCATTCACCATCGGGATCTGTCAGACGCAAATATCACCATCCCCATCAAGCAACCAAACCCGGTACCAGAATGCTTGACAGCCAG gTAGTTACTAGTATTGGAATGTTGCATATTGGTATTGTATTCGTTGTATTTGGAGTTTTTCTTTGCGGAGCTGGTATTGTCCCAGATGAAA ATAATCCTTTTGTTAGGTTCTAG